A stretch of the Sorangium aterium genome encodes the following:
- a CDS encoding tetratricopeptide repeat protein — MSRVVERAAKAASSITERRRAAARRVAAFMALTLASAGCAAQGAPAPAARGGADPGASAGAPAPAARGGADPGASAAAEPLFREAESLAGRYRVIGVQLFVLDQAAEAGADSARGAARRAALEAEAARLRAGVAAAYAALVDAPALRAAEQRPRALLALARALQDGGDARGAEARLRQLALEHPASGEAAEAYLALADLAFAAGRLDEAVSACDGALRGAAGAPLRKRALYVKSWSLRGIGGRGATEGAMRALRAIVQLGPGRAGSLEATIDEAAERELVELYAAHGDLTQARAFFAGAGERAGPRLLGEVKARAARRGRPEPPDRPTL, encoded by the coding sequence GTGTCACGGGTCGTGGAGCGCGCAGCGAAGGCCGCCAGCAGTATCACGGAGCGGCGCAGGGCCGCGGCGCGGCGGGTCGCCGCGTTCATGGCGCTCACCCTCGCCTCGGCGGGGTGCGCCGCGCAGGGCGCGCCGGCGCCCGCCGCGCGCGGCGGCGCCGACCCCGGCGCGAGCGCGGGAGCTCCGGCGCCCGCCGCGCGCGGCGGCGCCGACCCCGGCGCGAGCGCGGCGGCCGAGCCGCTCTTCCGTGAGGCGGAGTCGCTCGCGGGGCGCTACCGCGTGATCGGCGTACAGCTCTTCGTGCTCGACCAGGCCGCGGAGGCGGGCGCGGACAGCGCGCGCGGCGCGGCGCGGCGGGCGGCGCTCGAAGCAGAGGCCGCGCGGCTGCGGGCCGGCGTCGCGGCGGCCTACGCCGCGCTCGTCGACGCGCCGGCGCTGCGCGCAGCGGAGCAGCGGCCGCGGGCGCTCCTCGCGCTCGCGCGGGCGCTCCAGGACGGCGGGGACGCGCGCGGCGCCGAGGCGCGGCTGCGCCAGCTCGCCCTCGAGCACCCGGCGTCCGGCGAGGCGGCCGAGGCCTACCTCGCCCTGGCCGACCTGGCGTTCGCCGCGGGGCGCCTCGACGAGGCGGTGAGCGCCTGCGACGGCGCGCTCCGCGGCGCCGCGGGGGCGCCGCTGCGCAAGCGCGCGCTCTACGTGAAGTCGTGGAGCCTGCGGGGCATCGGCGGCCGAGGCGCCACCGAGGGGGCCATGAGGGCGCTGCGCGCGATCGTGCAGCTCGGCCCCGGGCGCGCCGGCTCGCTGGAGGCGACGATCGACGAGGCCGCGGAGCGAGAGCTCGTCGAGCTCTACGCGGCGCACGGCGACCTCACCCAGGCCCGCGCCTTCTTCGCGGGCGCGGGCGAGCGCGCGGGCCCGCGGCTGCTCGGCGAGGTGAAGGCCCGCGCCGCGCGGCGCGGGCGCCCGGAGCCGCCCGACCGGCCGACCCTGTGA
- a CDS encoding transcriptional regulator: protein MSDPKPPPSPAPRSETARQALLEELRRGAATAWELSTRLGMRERDVAPHLEHLARSLRARGERLSVAPARCLRCGYAFDERRSLAKPSRCPACRGERIEAPRFRIDAGEG from the coding sequence ATGAGCGACCCGAAGCCACCGCCGAGCCCAGCGCCCCGGTCGGAGACGGCGCGGCAGGCGCTCCTGGAGGAGCTCCGCAGGGGAGCGGCGACCGCGTGGGAGCTCTCCACCCGCCTCGGGATGCGGGAGCGCGACGTGGCGCCGCACCTCGAGCACCTCGCGCGCTCGTTGCGCGCGCGCGGCGAGCGGCTCTCGGTCGCGCCGGCGCGCTGCCTGCGCTGCGGCTACGCGTTCGACGAGCGGCGGTCGCTCGCGAAGCCGAGCCGCTGCCCCGCGTGCCGAGGGGAGCGCATCGAGGCGCCGCGGTTCCGGATCGACGCAGGCGAGGGGTGA
- a CDS encoding alpha/beta fold hydrolase: MTPCPSDDALATWLAGNFPHDDAASIRGHVAGCNSCRARISARPSDSDLGAPLFLHATHQRFGESELPPPPPLSWTPPSTFDDYRVVRPLGRGGMGQVYLAHDEVLDRPVALKFVAADSPDPRTIERLRVEARAIARLQHPNVVAVYRIGEVRGRPYIAYEFVEGEPLELLPKPLPWPSALRLALGLARGLAAAHRRGVLHRDIKPANVMLDASGEVKLLDFGLAKLADRPGAAALDAGLRAAPKASVAPAPWALADMSALTTAIPVALDAASALGTASLTDGGMMMGTPLYLAPELWAGTAGTPRSDVYALGLVFYELCAGRLPHAGLEVHAIASWVTARALPPLRSICPDVPEMLAAVIDRCVLREPEARFASAEEVQAALEETEALCRAFQIVRHASSPASAQDAGADVVRASFERLAPRAEALVTRFYERLFTREPALRALFPPDMREQRLKLAAALQLVIDNLRAPDKLVEMLEALGRRHAAYAALPEHFDAVGRALLEALEELEGDAWAPTTARAWAGAYAQVAEAMRRGLEAAREGAVSSTRAPARLHAAETRFATSADASLAYKTTGGGPIDLVLVQGWVTHVEAAWEGALISRFFAELGAWARLIVLDQRGTGMSEREGVGVPAEQQAEDLLAVLDAAGVARAALLGVGAGFAPCALLAAAHPARARALIALGSAAQMSAWPGCLFGLAGEDAEEAERALRSGWGEPLFLDRLAPSAADDGAFRRFWAAYLRHGASPGGAARMLRTHAAADVRAALSRVSAPTLVLHRAGDRAVPAAAGRDLAGRIRGARYVELPGVDHLPFVGESGPLLAELQAFLGADAGGSPVSSLVPSTALGAASGG; encoded by the coding sequence ATGACCCCGTGCCCGTCCGACGACGCCCTGGCCACCTGGCTCGCGGGCAACTTCCCGCACGACGACGCGGCGAGCATCCGCGGGCACGTGGCCGGCTGCAACAGCTGCCGCGCGCGGATCTCGGCGCGCCCGAGCGACAGCGACCTCGGGGCGCCGCTCTTCCTCCACGCGACGCACCAGCGCTTCGGCGAGAGCGAGCTGCCGCCGCCGCCCCCGCTCTCCTGGACGCCGCCCTCGACCTTCGACGACTACCGCGTGGTGCGGCCGCTCGGCCGCGGGGGCATGGGGCAGGTGTACCTCGCCCACGACGAGGTCCTCGACCGGCCCGTCGCGCTCAAGTTCGTCGCGGCAGACAGCCCGGATCCCAGGACCATCGAGCGGCTGCGCGTCGAAGCCCGCGCGATCGCGCGCCTCCAGCACCCCAACGTCGTCGCCGTCTACCGGATCGGCGAGGTGCGCGGGCGGCCGTACATCGCCTACGAGTTCGTCGAGGGTGAGCCGCTCGAGCTGCTCCCGAAGCCGCTCCCGTGGCCGTCCGCGCTGCGCCTCGCGCTCGGCCTCGCCCGCGGGCTCGCCGCGGCGCACCGGCGGGGCGTCCTCCACCGCGACATCAAGCCGGCGAACGTGATGCTCGACGCGAGCGGCGAGGTGAAGCTGCTCGACTTCGGCCTCGCCAAGCTCGCCGACCGGCCCGGCGCCGCCGCCCTCGACGCGGGCCTTCGCGCCGCGCCGAAGGCCTCCGTCGCGCCCGCGCCGTGGGCGCTCGCGGACATGTCCGCCCTGACGACCGCGATCCCGGTGGCGCTCGACGCGGCCTCCGCGCTCGGGACCGCGAGCCTGACCGACGGCGGCATGATGATGGGCACGCCGCTCTACCTCGCGCCGGAGCTCTGGGCGGGCACCGCCGGCACGCCCCGCTCCGACGTCTACGCGCTCGGGCTCGTCTTCTACGAGCTGTGCGCGGGCCGGCTGCCTCACGCGGGGCTCGAGGTGCACGCGATCGCCAGCTGGGTGACGGCGCGGGCGCTCCCGCCGCTGCGCTCGATCTGCCCCGACGTCCCGGAGATGCTCGCGGCCGTCATCGATCGCTGCGTCCTGCGCGAGCCGGAGGCGCGCTTCGCGTCGGCCGAGGAGGTGCAGGCCGCGCTCGAGGAGACCGAGGCGCTCTGCCGGGCGTTCCAGATCGTGCGCCACGCGTCGTCCCCCGCGAGCGCGCAGGACGCTGGCGCGGACGTCGTGCGCGCCTCGTTCGAGCGCCTCGCCCCGCGCGCCGAGGCGCTCGTGACGCGCTTCTACGAGCGGCTCTTCACCCGCGAGCCGGCGCTCCGGGCGCTGTTCCCGCCGGACATGCGCGAGCAGCGGCTCAAGCTCGCCGCGGCGCTGCAGCTCGTGATCGACAACCTGCGCGCGCCGGACAAGCTGGTCGAGATGCTCGAGGCGCTCGGGCGCCGCCACGCGGCGTACGCCGCGTTGCCCGAGCATTTCGACGCCGTGGGCCGCGCGCTGCTCGAGGCGCTCGAGGAGCTCGAAGGAGACGCGTGGGCGCCCACCACCGCGCGGGCGTGGGCGGGCGCGTACGCGCAGGTCGCCGAGGCGATGCGGCGCGGGCTCGAGGCCGCGCGGGAGGGGGCGGTCTCCTCCACGCGGGCGCCCGCGCGGCTGCACGCGGCGGAGACCCGCTTCGCCACGAGCGCCGACGCGAGCCTTGCCTACAAGACCACGGGCGGCGGGCCGATCGATCTGGTGCTGGTCCAGGGGTGGGTGACGCACGTGGAGGCCGCGTGGGAGGGCGCGCTCATCTCCCGGTTCTTCGCCGAGCTCGGCGCGTGGGCGCGGCTCATCGTGCTCGACCAGCGCGGCACCGGGATGAGCGAGCGCGAGGGCGTGGGCGTTCCGGCCGAGCAGCAGGCGGAGGATCTGCTGGCGGTGCTGGACGCGGCCGGCGTGGCGCGCGCCGCGCTCCTCGGCGTCGGCGCCGGGTTCGCGCCGTGCGCGCTGCTCGCGGCGGCTCACCCGGCGCGGGCGCGCGCCCTGATCGCGCTCGGGAGCGCGGCGCAGATGTCTGCCTGGCCGGGGTGCCTCTTCGGGCTCGCCGGCGAGGACGCCGAGGAGGCGGAGCGCGCGCTGCGGAGCGGCTGGGGCGAGCCGCTCTTCCTCGATCGCCTTGCCCCGTCCGCGGCGGATGACGGCGCGTTCCGGCGCTTCTGGGCCGCGTACCTGCGCCACGGCGCGAGCCCGGGCGGGGCGGCGCGCATGCTCCGGACACACGCGGCGGCCGACGTCCGGGCCGCGCTGAGCCGTGTGAGCGCCCCCACGCTCGTGCTGCACCGGGCCGGCGATCGGGCCGTCCCGGCGGCGGCCGGGCGCGACCTCGCCGGCCGCATCCGCGGCGCGCGCTACGTCGAGCTGCCGGGCGTCGATCACCTGCCCTTCGTCGGCGAGTCGGGTCCGCTGCTCGCGGAGCTGCAGGCCTTCCTCGGCGCGGATGCCGGGGGGAGCCCCGTCTCGAGCCTCGTGCCCTCCACGGCGCTCGGCGCCGCCTCCGGCGGCTGA
- a CDS encoding class I SAM-dependent methyltransferase produces MKQATPTAHDALIQEQFTRQARPFAEVQAHSAESAMGLLLDALAPAPGDAALDVACGPGIVACALAQRVASVRGLDIVPAMLDEARKRQASLGLSNVTWELGDASRLPYPDESYRLVTTRYSFHHLLEPLVTLREMARVCQRSGRVAVIDVAPAADKQAAYDAAEKIRDPSHASALTERELRALFDAAGLEIETTTRYRLEVELEAALRASFPEPGGADRLRALYRADVGVDALGVGAELRGDEVHFAYPIVILVGRKRG; encoded by the coding sequence ATGAAGCAAGCCACTCCCACGGCGCACGATGCGTTGATACAGGAACAGTTCACCCGCCAGGCCAGGCCGTTCGCCGAGGTCCAGGCCCACTCGGCGGAGTCCGCCATGGGGCTGCTGCTCGACGCGCTCGCCCCGGCGCCGGGCGACGCGGCCCTCGACGTGGCCTGCGGGCCGGGGATCGTCGCCTGCGCGCTGGCCCAGCGGGTGGCGAGCGTGCGGGGGCTCGACATCGTCCCGGCGATGCTGGACGAGGCGCGGAAGCGGCAGGCGAGCCTCGGCCTCTCCAACGTCACCTGGGAGCTCGGCGACGCGAGCCGGCTGCCCTATCCGGACGAGAGCTATCGCCTGGTCACGACGCGCTACAGCTTCCATCACCTGCTGGAGCCGCTCGTGACGCTGCGCGAGATGGCCCGCGTGTGCCAGAGGAGCGGGCGAGTCGCCGTGATCGACGTGGCGCCCGCCGCGGACAAGCAGGCAGCGTACGATGCCGCGGAGAAGATCCGCGATCCGTCGCACGCGAGCGCGCTCACCGAGCGGGAGCTCCGAGCCCTGTTCGACGCAGCGGGGCTGGAGATCGAGACGACGACGCGGTACCGGCTCGAGGTGGAGCTCGAGGCCGCGCTCCGGGCCTCCTTCCCGGAGCCCGGCGGAGCGGACCGGCTCCGGGCCCTCTACCGCGCCGACGTCGGCGTGGATGCGCTCGGCGTGGGCGCAGAGCTCCGGGGAGACGAGGTCCACTTCGCGTATCCGATCGTGATCCTGGTGGGCCGGAAGCGCGGCTGA
- a CDS encoding AraC family transcriptional regulator: MQARVLTPTETTEHLARLGLDHAGARAFSYEDELPGAAYGWHTHARHQLLCPLAGTARLEVEDASFLLPPQLAALIPAGERHATTCGDASIVSIYFEPAAFPSPLAAVRIFEIPALLREMVIYARRWPVARRPDDAAANTFFAAMADIIGPLLDRGATYRLPRGRTRPVQRAIECALRDVSSADLPRAAAFAGATERTLRRRFREETGVTWRGFVTRARVLRAIDLLSGPNASVTQVALDVGFQSLGAFAAAFRAVTGQTPSEFRRTARPSPGGGHKS; encoded by the coding sequence TTGCAAGCCCGCGTCCTGACCCCGACGGAGACCACCGAGCACCTCGCGCGCCTCGGGCTCGATCATGCCGGCGCGCGCGCGTTCTCCTACGAAGACGAGCTGCCGGGAGCCGCCTACGGCTGGCACACCCACGCGCGGCACCAGCTGCTCTGCCCGCTCGCCGGCACGGCGCGCCTCGAGGTCGAGGACGCGTCCTTCCTGCTTCCCCCGCAGCTCGCCGCGCTCATCCCCGCGGGCGAGCGGCACGCCACCACCTGCGGCGACGCGTCCATCGTCTCGATCTATTTCGAGCCCGCCGCGTTCCCCTCCCCCCTCGCGGCGGTGAGGATCTTCGAGATCCCCGCGCTCCTGCGCGAGATGGTGATCTACGCGCGCCGCTGGCCGGTCGCGCGGCGTCCGGACGACGCCGCGGCCAACACGTTCTTCGCGGCGATGGCGGACATCATCGGCCCGCTCCTCGATCGGGGCGCCACGTACCGGCTGCCCCGCGGCAGGACGCGGCCGGTGCAGCGCGCGATCGAGTGCGCGCTGCGCGACGTCTCCAGCGCCGATCTCCCGCGGGCCGCGGCGTTCGCAGGGGCGACGGAGCGCACGCTACGGCGGCGGTTCCGCGAGGAGACCGGCGTCACGTGGCGCGGCTTCGTCACCCGCGCGCGCGTTCTCCGGGCGATCGACCTGCTCTCCGGCCCGAACGCCAGCGTGACGCAGGTCGCGCTGGACGTCGGCTTTCAGAGCCTCGGCGCGTTCGCCGCCGCGTTCCGCGCCGTCACCGGCCAGACGCCGAGCGAGTTTCGCAGGACCGCCCGGCCATCGCCGGGCGGTGGACACAAAAGCTAA
- a CDS encoding OmpA/MotB family protein, whose protein sequence is MHPRVLKGRRTAFAAFLPAVIASSSLGCGYSEEEWKAQLDKYNRLQSQHQTTEGRLAETQKELEATQAKVAELTKQLEAAGVDISKLNENLQATSTQVSQLSSTLEEREKALAEFKARARQLEAIKARFETLKKKLDELTKLGLAVNIRNNRMVISLPGDVLFDSGRETLKKEGKEILLKVATVVKNDKSLLQRDYQVAGHTDNKPLAGGQFRDNWGLSLMRAREVLVFLVSPADVKGGGGALPVANWSAAGFADTDPVATNDTDEGRQKNRRCDLIVVPSVEEMLDLRAITQ, encoded by the coding sequence ATGCACCCTCGTGTCTTGAAAGGTCGCAGAACCGCTTTCGCGGCCTTCCTGCCTGCCGTGATCGCGTCGTCCTCGCTGGGGTGCGGCTACTCCGAGGAGGAGTGGAAGGCCCAGCTCGACAAGTACAACCGCCTTCAGAGCCAGCACCAGACCACGGAGGGCCGCCTCGCCGAGACGCAGAAGGAGCTCGAGGCGACCCAGGCGAAGGTCGCGGAGCTGACGAAGCAGCTCGAGGCGGCCGGCGTCGACATCAGCAAGCTGAACGAGAACCTCCAGGCGACGAGCACGCAGGTGTCGCAGCTCAGCTCGACGCTGGAGGAGCGTGAAAAGGCGCTCGCCGAGTTCAAGGCCCGCGCCCGCCAGCTGGAGGCGATCAAGGCGCGGTTCGAGACGCTCAAGAAGAAGCTGGACGAGCTCACGAAGCTCGGCCTGGCGGTGAACATCCGGAACAACCGGATGGTCATCTCGCTGCCGGGCGACGTCCTCTTCGACTCCGGGCGCGAGACGCTGAAGAAGGAGGGCAAGGAGATCCTTCTCAAGGTGGCGACGGTCGTCAAGAACGACAAGTCGCTGCTCCAGCGCGACTACCAGGTCGCCGGCCACACGGACAACAAGCCGCTCGCGGGCGGCCAGTTCCGCGACAACTGGGGCCTGTCGCTGATGCGCGCCCGCGAGGTGCTCGTGTTCCTCGTCAGCCCGGCCGACGTCAAGGGCGGCGGGGGCGCGCTCCCCGTCGCGAACTGGAGCGCGGCGGGCTTCGCGGACACCGATCCGGTCGCGACCAACGACACCGACGAGGGCCGGCAGAAGAACCGCCGCTGCGACCTCATCGTGGTGCCGAGCGTCGAGGAGATGCTCGACCTCCGGGCGATCACGCAGTAA
- a CDS encoding isocitrate/isopropylmalate dehydrogenase family protein → MAYRITLIPGDGIGPEVVTATQDVVSAAGVAVDWEIHHAGIEVAKLTGSPLPLPVIDAVRKNRIALKGPVTTPIGGGFRSVNVTLRQTLDLYANVRPIRSLPGVDTRFDVDMVIVRENTEGLYAGLELMILPGVAQSIKLTTERGSTRIAEFAFRYAKEHGRSKVTIVHKANIMKISDGLALDCARRVAVGHPEIQLGEMIVDAAAMTMVRDPNRLGVIVTENLYGDILSDLGAGLVGGLGIVPGANIGDDAAVFEAVHGSAPDIAGKGYANPTALVQSAVMMLRHLGEHDAGDRIERALTTLYRAGQVRTRDLGGAASTGDFTRALCAEIERPRAEA, encoded by the coding sequence ATGGCCTATCGCATCACGCTGATCCCGGGCGACGGCATCGGCCCGGAGGTCGTGACGGCGACTCAGGATGTGGTCTCCGCCGCCGGCGTCGCCGTCGACTGGGAGATCCACCACGCGGGCATCGAGGTCGCGAAGCTGACTGGATCGCCGCTCCCCCTCCCCGTGATCGACGCCGTGCGGAAGAACCGGATCGCCCTGAAAGGCCCGGTGACGACGCCGATCGGGGGCGGGTTCCGCTCGGTCAACGTGACGCTCCGGCAGACGCTCGATCTCTACGCGAACGTGCGGCCGATCCGCAGCCTGCCGGGCGTCGACACGCGGTTCGACGTCGACATGGTCATCGTGCGCGAGAACACCGAGGGGCTCTACGCCGGGCTCGAGCTCATGATCCTGCCCGGCGTGGCCCAGAGCATCAAGCTCACGACCGAGCGGGGCTCGACGCGCATCGCGGAGTTCGCGTTCCGGTACGCGAAGGAGCACGGCCGGAGCAAGGTGACGATCGTCCACAAGGCGAACATCATGAAGATCTCCGACGGCCTCGCGCTCGACTGCGCGCGGAGGGTGGCCGTGGGGCACCCCGAGATCCAGCTCGGCGAGATGATCGTCGACGCGGCCGCCATGACGATGGTCCGCGATCCGAACCGGCTCGGCGTGATCGTGACGGAGAACCTCTACGGCGACATCCTCTCGGACCTCGGGGCCGGCCTGGTCGGCGGGCTCGGGATCGTGCCCGGCGCGAACATCGGCGACGACGCGGCGGTCTTCGAGGCGGTGCACGGGTCGGCGCCGGACATCGCGGGCAAGGGCTACGCGAACCCGACGGCGCTCGTGCAGAGCGCCGTGATGATGCTGCGGCACCTCGGCGAGCACGACGCGGGCGATCGGATCGAGCGGGCGCTGACGACGCTCTACCGGGCCGGCCAGGTGCGCACGCGCGACCTTGGCGGCGCCGCGAGCACAGGCGACTTCACCCGGGCGCTCTGCGCGGAGATCGAAAGGCCTCGCGCGGAGGCCTAG
- a CDS encoding Smr/MutS family protein has translation MAKGAKRERDPKSAASPARAAKAAARKADEAFYQPFATLRQLNKPKAKPAPEAKTKATASSPEAKAKATASAPEAKTKARSIAPPGAGAAPRAGAEQAPRPVDPETFAIYMAGVRVLEDRATRIPVTASRVERAALPTIAFDPDEDARSRMRSLVIEGIKFETTDDSERIEGRRLDVDPRELRRLRRARYAVDGTLDLHGLRLEAAREAVEAFVCKRQRDGDRVVAIVHGKGNHSPGGHAVLRGEIAAWLSNGRVARHVAAFATAPDVEGGAGALLVLLTR, from the coding sequence ATGGCGAAGGGCGCGAAGCGCGAGAGAGACCCGAAATCGGCGGCCAGCCCGGCGCGAGCCGCGAAGGCGGCGGCGCGCAAGGCGGATGAGGCGTTCTATCAGCCGTTCGCCACGCTCCGGCAGCTGAACAAGCCCAAGGCCAAGCCGGCGCCCGAGGCCAAGACCAAGGCGACGGCGTCCTCGCCCGAGGCGAAGGCCAAGGCGACAGCGTCCGCGCCCGAGGCGAAGACGAAGGCGAGATCGATCGCGCCCCCGGGCGCCGGCGCGGCGCCGCGGGCAGGCGCCGAGCAGGCGCCGCGGCCCGTCGACCCCGAGACCTTCGCCATTTACATGGCCGGCGTCCGCGTGCTCGAGGATCGCGCGACCCGGATCCCGGTCACCGCCAGCCGCGTCGAGCGGGCCGCGCTCCCGACGATCGCGTTCGACCCGGACGAGGACGCGCGCTCGCGCATGCGCTCGCTCGTCATCGAGGGGATCAAGTTCGAGACCACGGACGACAGCGAGCGCATCGAGGGCCGGCGCCTCGACGTCGATCCGCGCGAGCTCAGGCGGCTCCGCCGCGCACGCTACGCCGTCGACGGCACCCTCGATCTGCACGGCCTGAGGCTCGAGGCGGCGCGCGAGGCCGTCGAGGCGTTCGTCTGCAAGCGGCAGCGCGACGGAGACCGCGTCGTCGCCATCGTCCACGGCAAGGGCAACCACTCGCCCGGCGGCCACGCCGTGCTCCGCGGCGAGATCGCGGCCTGGCTCAGCAACGGCCGCGTCGCCCGCCACGTCGCCGCCTTCGCGACGGCCCCGGACGTGGAGGGCGGCGCAGGCGCGTTGCTCGTGCTGCTCACGCGATGA